One window from the genome of Hyphomonas neptunium ATCC 15444 encodes:
- a CDS encoding alpha-E domain-containing protein: MLGKTAGGLFWMFRYLERSENTARLVDAGFRMALTRSDHAEDEWASIIDTASVRQSFLNAGGKFDGQSVVNFLLRDPANPSSVISITEAARNNARLVRTALTREVWEAVNESWIVLKDVLARPIKETELPEVLGIIRRQSSLVRGATVGTMLRNDIYNFARIGTFIERSDNIARILDVKYYVLLPSVTLVGSTLDNVQWETILRSASAERAFRWLHGGEARASTIADFLILDRRMPRSLLYCLRKIAGNLGHLCADYNTRVPSLGMALSMRDDLEDRSIERIMDTGLHEFLLAFIQNNNMLAQQVEQDFRFNS, encoded by the coding sequence ATGCTGGGCAAAACCGCAGGCGGCCTCTTCTGGATGTTCCGCTATCTTGAGCGCAGTGAGAACACCGCGCGTCTCGTCGATGCGGGCTTCCGCATGGCGTTGACGCGTTCCGACCATGCCGAGGACGAATGGGCCTCCATCATCGACACCGCGTCGGTGCGCCAGAGCTTCCTCAACGCTGGCGGCAAGTTTGACGGCCAGAGCGTGGTGAACTTCCTGCTGCGCGACCCGGCCAATCCGTCATCGGTCATCTCCATCACCGAAGCGGCGCGCAACAATGCCCGGCTTGTGCGCACCGCGCTGACGCGGGAAGTGTGGGAAGCGGTCAACGAATCCTGGATCGTTCTGAAGGATGTTCTGGCGCGCCCGATCAAGGAGACCGAGCTTCCCGAAGTTCTGGGAATAATCCGCCGGCAGAGCTCCCTCGTGCGGGGGGCAACTGTCGGCACGATGCTGCGCAACGACATCTATAATTTTGCGCGCATCGGAACGTTCATTGAGCGATCCGATAACATCGCCCGTATTCTGGACGTCAAATACTACGTGCTTCTCCCTTCGGTGACGCTGGTGGGGTCCACGCTGGACAATGTGCAATGGGAAACCATCCTGCGATCTGCGTCGGCGGAACGGGCGTTCCGCTGGCTGCATGGCGGAGAGGCCAGGGCAAGCACGATTGCCGACTTTCTGATCCTGGACCGGCGCATGCCGCGCTCGCTTCTTTATTGCCTGCGCAAGATTGCCGGAAATCTTGGACATCTGTGTGCAGATTACAATACACGCGTGCCGAGCCTGGGAATGGCCCTGTCCATGCGCGATGATCTGGAAGATCGCAGCATAGAGCGGATCATGGATACCGGCCTGCACGAATTCCTGCTGGCATTCATCCAGAACAACAACATGCTCGCCCAACAGGTCGAGCAGGACTTCCGGTTTAACAGCTAA
- a CDS encoding proteasome-type protease: protein MTYCVGMKLDRGLVFMSDTRTNAGVDNVSKFRKLFTWTTPGERSLVLMTAGNLATTQAVVSILEERTKAPSERRPSILELPTMFQIARLVGDTLRDVIQSNAATGQKADSSFNSTMILGGQIKGIEPRLFLIYPEGNFIEASSDTPFFQIGETKYGRPILVRAYHPSMSVEEAVKLLMVSFDSTVKANLSVGLPLDLQFIEKDALCLGASKRIEADDPYFGQISSGWGDALKKAFDSLPPFKF, encoded by the coding sequence ATGACTTACTGCGTCGGAATGAAGCTTGATCGCGGACTTGTCTTCATGTCGGACACTCGCACCAATGCGGGCGTCGACAATGTGTCCAAGTTCCGGAAACTGTTTACCTGGACAACGCCAGGTGAGCGCTCCCTTGTCCTGATGACGGCGGGAAACCTTGCCACCACGCAGGCCGTGGTGAGCATCCTTGAAGAGCGTACAAAGGCGCCTTCGGAGCGCCGCCCGTCGATCCTCGAGCTGCCGACAATGTTCCAGATCGCCCGGCTCGTGGGCGATACCTTGCGGGATGTGATCCAGTCCAACGCTGCGACCGGCCAGAAAGCGGACTCCTCCTTCAATTCGACCATGATCCTGGGGGGGCAGATCAAGGGGATCGAGCCGCGCCTGTTTCTGATCTACCCGGAAGGCAACTTCATCGAAGCCAGCAGCGATACCCCCTTCTTCCAGATCGGGGAGACCAAATATGGGCGCCCGATCCTCGTGCGCGCCTATCATCCGTCGATGAGCGTGGAAGAAGCCGTGAAGCTGCTCATGGTGTCGTTCGATTCAACGGTGAAGGCGAACCTTTCGGTGGGCCTGCCGCTCGATCTGCAGTTCATCGAAAAAGATGCCCTCTGCCTTGGCGCATCGAAACGGATCGAGGCAGATGACCCATATTTCGGACAAATCTCCAGTGGCTGGGGCGATGCACTGAAAAAAGCGTTCGACTCTCTGCCCCCATTCAAGTTCTGA
- a CDS encoding transglutaminase family protein, with product MLLRILHRTRSVYDNPVGYGLLQLRMTPKPRPSQQVLKWKTTIEGGKVEAEFDDQHTNHVHLVSIEPGHSEVTITCEGEVDVRDTAGVVGPHSGFAPLWLFRRATPLTRPGPHIRRLAKAVPDASIGDIPRLHALAEIIRGAVTYETGRTDADTKAEEAVEAGHGVCQDHAHIFIAAARLLGYPARYAGGYLMMNDRVEQEAGHAWAEIHVAGLGWVGFDISNAISPDERYVRVATGLDYAETSPVSGMRFGASTESMDVMIQVQQQ from the coding sequence ATGCTTCTCCGAATCCTGCACAGGACCCGTTCGGTCTACGATAATCCGGTTGGCTACGGCCTGCTGCAGCTTCGCATGACACCGAAGCCAAGACCCAGCCAGCAGGTGCTGAAGTGGAAAACGACCATTGAAGGGGGCAAGGTCGAGGCCGAGTTTGATGATCAGCACACAAACCATGTGCATCTCGTCAGCATCGAGCCGGGGCATTCAGAGGTTACGATCACCTGCGAGGGGGAAGTCGACGTGCGCGATACCGCCGGCGTGGTCGGCCCGCATTCGGGGTTCGCGCCGCTATGGCTGTTCCGCCGGGCCACGCCCTTAACGCGGCCCGGCCCGCATATCCGGCGCCTGGCCAAAGCCGTGCCCGATGCCAGTATTGGTGACATTCCGCGCCTGCATGCGCTGGCCGAAATCATACGCGGCGCAGTGACTTACGAGACGGGACGCACCGATGCTGATACCAAGGCGGAAGAAGCCGTCGAGGCAGGGCATGGGGTGTGTCAGGATCATGCACACATCTTCATCGCTGCGGCGCGGCTGCTGGGCTATCCGGCGCGCTATGCTGGCGGATACCTGATGATGAACGACCGGGTGGAGCAGGAAGCAGGCCATGCCTGGGCGGAGATTCATGTCGCGGGGCTGGGCTGGGTTGGCTTTGATATTTCCAACGCCATCTCTCCCGATGAACGTTACGTTCGCGTGGCGACAGGTCTTGACTATGCAGAGACCTCGCCTGTTTCAGGTATGCGGTTCGGCGCATCAACCGAATCGATGGATGTCATGATCCAGGTACAACAACAATAA
- a CDS encoding DUF481 domain-containing protein, protein MRTILATIAAGSFLALSAQAQEQESQLKGEGSLSAGLNTGNTETSDLGIGVKMSHESQIWRNSVELVADYGTEDGNETKNRVFFAGQSDRTLSDRLFAFGRLSHEVDEFSGFDSRSFAGGGLGWQIFQDGPAIWSVEGGPGIKFDRISASTTGTPPVVVPAESEESFSAIATSKFGYTFNEAVKFGNDTNVIYADTSTQIGNKTTLTALLTKSLSARVSFEVRHETDPQSGFEPTDTATRVSLVYAFGG, encoded by the coding sequence ATGAGGACCATTCTTGCCACCATCGCCGCCGGTAGTTTTCTGGCGCTGTCCGCCCAGGCACAGGAACAGGAAAGCCAGTTGAAAGGCGAAGGGTCGCTCAGCGCGGGCCTGAACACAGGCAACACCGAAACCAGTGATCTGGGGATCGGTGTGAAGATGAGCCATGAGAGCCAGATCTGGCGCAACAGTGTCGAGCTGGTCGCAGACTATGGCACCGAGGATGGCAACGAGACCAAAAACCGTGTGTTTTTTGCCGGTCAGTCCGATCGCACACTCAGTGACCGGCTGTTCGCATTCGGCCGGCTGTCGCATGAAGTTGACGAGTTTTCGGGCTTCGACAGCCGCTCCTTTGCCGGTGGTGGTCTTGGCTGGCAAATATTCCAGGATGGGCCGGCGATCTGGTCGGTTGAAGGGGGCCCCGGTATCAAGTTTGACCGGATTTCGGCGTCAACAACCGGGACACCGCCCGTGGTCGTTCCGGCTGAATCTGAAGAATCCTTCTCGGCCATCGCGACATCGAAGTTTGGGTATACGTTCAATGAGGCCGTGAAGTTCGGCAACGACACCAATGTCATCTATGCCGACACCTCGACGCAGATCGGCAACAAGACGACCCTGACGGCGCTGCTGACCAAGAGCCTGTCGGCGCGGGTGTCGTTTGAGGTGCGCCATGAGACCGACCCACAGTCCGGCTTTGAGCCGACCGATACAGCAACGCGTGTGTCTCTGGTCTATGCGTTTGGCGGCTAG
- a CDS encoding SLC13 family permease, with protein sequence MLAPILESSVFQISFVLILVGFVFFGFIREKMPADVVALLAMGALMLTGILSVNETIGVFSNSAPITVAAMFILSAALERTGVIDYVGRVVVRLANAGSPAIAVIVMMAAVIFLSAFINNTPVVIILIPVAIRLAKAINVAPSKLLMPLSFAAIFGGTTTLIGTSTNILVDGVAQKQGMAAFGMFEITMAGLIFAGVGVLYTSILGPFLLPKRETLAAMLPDHKERRFIAQILIPLNSDLIGKTIAETGFTAEKGFTVIDVFREGVSLRADLKKIVLQAGDRIVLRSPVAEMLTLKEAGSIAIGTRGGDQASFEPVQTTETVIMEGVIGPHSRLIGRRLAGLGLARLYGVYVLAIHRRGENMATQMNELRFEVGDTVLLEGPPRGMREMFDEGLLNNLTESSDRAIRRDKAPVAIAAVLMVMGLAAIELMPIAGLALIAATAVVAFGCLDHQEAYRSIQWDILMLIFGMLALGTAMEKTGAGEVVVGLLSQVSGGFGPLVLLVIVYAFTSVITEIMSNNAAAILITPLAIGLANQAGIDPRPFVVAVMFAASASFATPIGYQTNTLVYRAGGYKFMDFVKFGSPLNWIFVGVAAVVIPIFWPLVPVAQ encoded by the coding sequence ATGCTCGCTCCGATCCTCGAGAGTTCGGTTTTCCAGATCAGCTTTGTCCTGATCCTTGTCGGCTTTGTATTTTTCGGGTTCATCCGCGAGAAGATGCCCGCCGATGTGGTCGCTCTGCTGGCCATGGGCGCGTTGATGCTGACGGGCATTCTGTCGGTCAACGAGACGATTGGCGTGTTTTCCAACTCGGCGCCGATCACTGTGGCGGCCATGTTCATCCTGTCGGCTGCGCTCGAGCGAACCGGGGTGATCGATTATGTCGGCCGGGTGGTTGTGCGGCTGGCGAATGCGGGGTCTCCAGCCATTGCAGTCATCGTCATGATGGCGGCGGTCATTTTCCTCTCCGCCTTCATCAACAACACGCCTGTGGTGATCATTCTCATCCCCGTGGCGATCCGCCTGGCCAAGGCGATCAATGTGGCCCCGTCCAAACTGCTGATGCCGCTGTCCTTTGCGGCGATATTCGGCGGCACGACCACCCTGATCGGAACCTCGACGAACATCCTCGTGGACGGCGTTGCCCAGAAGCAGGGCATGGCGGCGTTCGGCATGTTCGAGATCACGATGGCGGGCCTCATCTTTGCCGGGGTCGGCGTGCTGTATACCTCGATCCTCGGACCCTTCCTGCTGCCCAAGCGCGAGACGCTCGCGGCGATGCTGCCCGACCATAAGGAGCGGCGGTTCATCGCGCAGATCCTGATCCCCCTGAATTCGGACCTGATCGGGAAAACCATCGCGGAGACCGGCTTCACGGCGGAGAAGGGGTTCACGGTCATCGACGTGTTCCGCGAGGGTGTTTCGCTGCGGGCCGATCTGAAAAAGATCGTGCTGCAGGCGGGCGACCGGATCGTGCTGCGTTCGCCGGTGGCGGAGATGCTGACGCTGAAAGAAGCGGGCAGCATCGCCATCGGGACGCGCGGGGGCGATCAGGCGTCGTTCGAGCCGGTGCAGACGACCGAGACGGTCATCATGGAGGGCGTGATCGGGCCGCATTCGCGTCTGATCGGGCGCCGCCTGGCGGGGCTGGGCCTGGCGCGCCTCTATGGCGTCTACGTTCTGGCCATTCACCGGCGCGGCGAGAACATGGCGACGCAGATGAACGAGCTGCGCTTTGAGGTCGGCGATACGGTGCTGCTGGAAGGCCCGCCGCGCGGCATGCGCGAGATGTTTGACGAGGGGCTGCTGAACAACCTCACCGAAAGTTCTGACCGCGCGATCCGCCGCGACAAGGCGCCGGTCGCCATTGCGGCGGTGCTGATGGTGATGGGACTGGCGGCGATCGAGCTGATGCCGATTGCCGGGCTGGCGCTGATCGCGGCGACGGCTGTGGTGGCTTTTGGGTGCCTTGACCATCAGGAAGCCTACCGGTCGATCCAGTGGGACATCCTGATGCTTATTTTCGGCATGCTGGCGCTGGGAACGGCCATGGAGAAGACAGGAGCGGGCGAAGTGGTCGTCGGGCTGCTGTCACAGGTCTCGGGCGGGTTTGGGCCGCTGGTGCTGCTGGTGATCGTGTATGCGTTTACGTCCGTCATCACGGAGATCATGAGCAACAATGCGGCCGCTATCCTCATCACGCCGCTGGCCATTGGCCTGGCCAACCAGGCGGGGATCGATCCCAGACCGTTCGTTGTGGCGGTGATGTTTGCGGCCAGCGCGAGCTTTGCGACGCCTATCGGGTATCAGACCAACACGCTGGTTTACCGGGCGGGCGGCTACAAGTTCATGGACTTCGTGAAGTTTGGTTCGCCGCTCAACTGGATATTTGTCGGGGTCGCGGCAGTGGTGATTCCGATTTTCTGGCCGCTGGTTCCGGTCGCTCAATAG
- a CDS encoding circularly permuted type 2 ATP-grasp protein has product MAETPRFFNEMDGSGEKPRAPYSRYCDWFAEEPPERLRRKAREAETFFRRTGITFNVYGAADADERLIPFDIVPRIISAKEWAKLTKGIEQRVRAINAFLYDIYHRQEILRAGRIPVELIQNNDAFLPQMIGVVPPGKVYTHIVGVDLVRTTENEFFVLEDNARTPSGVSYMLENRETMLHMFPELFSKIRVRPVSDYPKSLRRSLSACAPAACNGRPVVAVLTPGIHNSAYYEHAFLADQMGAELVEGHDLRVVDGRIAMRTTLGYTPIDVLYRRVDDEYLDPLNFRPDSMLGVPGIFDVYRAGGVTIANAPGTGIADDKAIYSYMPEIVQFYTGEKPILKNVPTWRCSEPSSLAYVLEHLSELVVKEVHGSGGYGMLVGPAASKKEIEAFRAKLQARPAAYIAQPTLALSTVPILSRAGLAPRHVDLRPFVLVSPDGVEITPGGLTRVALKKGSLVVNSSQGGGTKDTWVLEE; this is encoded by the coding sequence ATGGCTGAAACTCCACGGTTTTTCAACGAGATGGACGGCAGCGGTGAAAAACCCCGCGCCCCTTATTCACGTTATTGCGATTGGTTTGCGGAGGAACCGCCCGAACGGCTCCGCCGGAAAGCGCGGGAGGCGGAGACTTTTTTCCGGCGTACCGGCATCACCTTCAATGTCTATGGCGCCGCCGATGCAGACGAGCGGCTGATCCCGTTCGACATCGTGCCGCGGATCATTTCGGCCAAGGAATGGGCGAAGCTCACCAAGGGCATCGAGCAGCGTGTCCGGGCGATCAATGCCTTTCTGTACGACATCTATCACCGCCAGGAAATTCTCCGCGCCGGGCGCATTCCGGTGGAGCTGATCCAGAACAATGATGCCTTCCTGCCCCAGATGATCGGCGTGGTGCCGCCTGGCAAGGTCTACACCCATATCGTCGGGGTTGATCTGGTCCGCACCACTGAGAACGAGTTTTTCGTTCTGGAGGACAATGCCCGCACGCCCTCTGGTGTCTCCTATATGCTGGAGAACCGCGAAACGATGCTGCACATGTTTCCGGAGCTGTTCTCGAAGATCCGTGTGCGGCCGGTCAGCGATTATCCCAAATCTCTCCGCCGCTCGCTCTCTGCCTGCGCGCCGGCTGCCTGCAACGGCCGGCCGGTCGTCGCGGTCCTGACGCCCGGCATTCACAACTCGGCCTATTATGAGCACGCCTTCTTGGCCGATCAGATGGGGGCCGAACTGGTGGAGGGGCACGACCTGCGCGTGGTCGACGGCCGGATCGCGATGCGCACCACGCTCGGCTACACGCCGATTGATGTGCTCTACCGGCGCGTTGACGACGAGTATCTCGATCCGTTGAATTTCCGTCCGGACTCGATGCTGGGCGTGCCGGGCATATTCGACGTCTATCGCGCAGGCGGCGTCACCATTGCCAACGCGCCGGGCACCGGCATCGCCGACGACAAGGCGATCTATTCCTACATGCCCGAGATCGTGCAGTTCTATACCGGCGAAAAGCCGATCCTGAAGAATGTGCCGACCTGGCGCTGCTCGGAGCCTTCATCGCTTGCCTATGTGCTGGAACATCTGAGCGAGCTGGTCGTGAAGGAGGTTCACGGCTCGGGGGGCTATGGCATGCTGGTTGGCCCCGCCGCCTCCAAGAAAGAGATCGAGGCCTTCCGCGCCAAGCTTCAGGCCCGGCCCGCAGCCTATATCGCCCAGCCGACGCTGGCGCTTTCCACCGTGCCCATCCTCAGCCGCGCGGGCCTTGCCCCGCGCCATGTGGACCTTCGACCCTTTGTCCTCGTGTCGCCCGATGGCGTCGAGATCACACCGGGCGGCCTGACGCGCGTTGCGCTGAAAAAAGGCTCCCTCGTTGTGAACTCGAGCCAGGGCGGCGGCACAAAAGACACCTGGGTTCTGGAGGAATAG
- a CDS encoding TrmH family RNA methyltransferase, with the protein MARNHPKRPPNTDVATRPGRPENQRFSRRDEEGGPVWLWGTHAVMAALANPARKFHTLLATENAAQKLPAGVISPQLATAKEIDNRLPPGAVHQGIALRADPLEEAILEDVIAAGATRIAVLDQVSDPHNLGAIFRSAAAFGFEGLVLQTRNAPPITGIVAKSAAGAIETVTEIRAVNIARALEQLAEADFHTVGLAGESTRSLDEAVKGAAKVAIVLGAEGSGLRPAVAKACSELARIPIAAQMESLNVSNAAAIAFYEASRGSFPAR; encoded by the coding sequence ATGGCGCGCAACCACCCAAAGCGGCCCCCGAACACCGATGTGGCAACACGCCCCGGCCGCCCCGAAAACCAGCGCTTTTCGCGCCGCGATGAGGAAGGCGGCCCCGTCTGGCTGTGGGGAACCCATGCCGTAATGGCAGCCCTGGCCAACCCGGCCCGCAAATTCCACACCCTGCTGGCGACCGAAAATGCCGCCCAGAAGCTGCCCGCTGGCGTGATCTCGCCCCAACTGGCAACCGCCAAGGAGATCGACAACCGCCTGCCCCCCGGCGCGGTCCACCAGGGCATTGCCCTGCGGGCAGACCCGCTGGAAGAAGCAATTCTGGAAGATGTCATCGCCGCAGGCGCCACGCGAATCGCCGTGCTTGATCAGGTGTCTGACCCCCACAACCTCGGCGCCATCTTCCGCTCCGCCGCCGCGTTCGGCTTTGAGGGGCTCGTGCTGCAGACGCGCAACGCCCCGCCGATCACCGGAATTGTCGCCAAAAGTGCGGCCGGCGCCATCGAAACGGTCACCGAGATCCGCGCGGTAAACATCGCCCGCGCGCTCGAACAGCTCGCCGAGGCTGATTTCCACACCGTTGGCCTCGCCGGCGAAAGCACGCGGTCTCTGGATGAGGCCGTCAAAGGCGCAGCGAAAGTCGCCATCGTCCTGGGCGCCGAAGGCTCTGGCCTGCGCCCGGCCGTGGCCAAGGCCTGCTCCGAACTCGCCCGCATCCCGATCGCCGCGCAAATGGAAAGCCTCAACGTGTCCAATGCTGCCGCAATTGCGTTTTATGAGGCGAGCCGGGGCAGTTTCCCTGCCCGCTGA
- a CDS encoding acyltransferase family protein: MDDSKPAGILHTQALNSAPQGPRFIVLDAVRGIGALLVIFGHYHFELWPEVNSFIISSSGHLVVDVFFLLSGFVLAHAFYDKPSFNFWEYAKKRVFRLWPLHVVTFIACAVIMFWAGDPISEKGLLLNFVLLHNIGIGDWSTNSFNYPSWSLSVELVANMVVGLIILAIPNRRWNSAILAGLILLSATILFFTVENLDQHARNVLGVVNTGLLRGFISFPLGILAYRFFTTHRAWFDRTSVLRSIWIGFLAVVLLATFCLPVANRVDFLYLPFYAFMIMVLASPGAFWEGVLSRFRILGTLSFAMYVVHMIVLKIMEQIPFWPQEYVAGLFVAWALSIALAAFAHYKIERPSYAWLTRHMSNPPAGNSLPEILQRKLARPTPSSAE, from the coding sequence ATGGACGATAGTAAACCCGCCGGTATTCTCCACACTCAGGCGCTGAATTCAGCACCGCAGGGGCCGAGATTCATTGTGCTCGATGCAGTGCGTGGGATCGGCGCTTTGCTGGTGATTTTCGGGCATTATCACTTCGAACTCTGGCCGGAAGTGAACAGTTTCATCATCAGCTCCAGCGGTCACCTGGTGGTCGATGTCTTCTTCCTGCTGTCCGGGTTCGTTCTGGCACACGCCTTCTATGACAAGCCGAGCTTCAATTTCTGGGAATACGCCAAAAAGCGCGTTTTCCGTCTCTGGCCCCTGCACGTTGTCACTTTTATCGCCTGCGCCGTCATCATGTTCTGGGCCGGCGACCCGATCAGTGAAAAAGGACTGCTGCTGAACTTCGTCCTGCTCCACAATATCGGCATCGGCGACTGGTCCACGAACAGCTTCAACTACCCTTCCTGGTCCCTGTCGGTTGAGCTTGTGGCAAATATGGTGGTGGGCCTGATCATCCTGGCGATCCCCAATCGCCGCTGGAACAGCGCCATCCTGGCGGGGCTGATCCTCCTCAGCGCCACAATTCTTTTCTTTACGGTCGAAAACCTCGATCAGCATGCCCGCAATGTCCTCGGCGTGGTGAATACGGGCCTGCTGCGCGGCTTCATATCCTTCCCGCTCGGCATTCTGGCCTATCGGTTCTTTACCACTCACAGGGCGTGGTTTGACCGCACGTCCGTCCTGCGCAGCATATGGATCGGCTTTCTGGCCGTCGTCCTTCTGGCAACATTCTGCCTGCCGGTCGCAAACCGGGTCGATTTCCTCTACCTGCCATTCTACGCGTTCATGATCATGGTTCTCGCCAGCCCCGGCGCTTTCTGGGAAGGCGTTCTCAGCCGCTTCAGAATTCTCGGCACGCTGTCCTTCGCCATGTATGTGGTTCACATGATCGTTTTGAAGATCATGGAACAGATCCCCTTCTGGCCGCAGGAATATGTCGCCGGGCTGTTCGTCGCCTGGGCGCTGTCGATCGCGCTGGCCGCGTTTGCCCACTACAAGATTGAGCGGCCCAGCTACGCCTGGCTGACCCGGCATATGTCGAACCCGCCTGCCGGAAACAGCCTGCCGGAAATCCTCCAGCGCAAGCTTGCGCGGCCCACCCCTTCGAGCGCCGAATAA